A portion of the Paucilactobacillus hokkaidonensis JCM 18461 genome contains these proteins:
- a CDS encoding bifunctional folylpolyglutamate synthase/dihydrofolate synthase, producing MTSLKKIVTYEDALNFIHGRTQFKKIPTLKRMKKLMEKLGNPQNELQMIHVAGTNGKGSTVAFLQSLFMQQGLQVGTFTSPFLKRFNERISLNGKPIDDDELVKLTQAILPIIQQLDATLPEGGPTEFEIVTALMFMYFNQVQPDIVIVEVGIGGLFDSTNIISPLISVITTIGYDHMKLLGDTLPKIAAQKGGIIKPGVPVVIGELPEDANDTITKIAQQQNAKLYQPTIDYLVTKEELPKWGAQFKYSGIGLTSVEFTIDLLGDYQIDNAAVALTAFQLYCESHDFTPAINTMKKGLQMAYWAGRMERVNDQPLIILDGAHNLPAVTAIAQTIKTTFKHQEVYVLIAILADKQVHKMVATLAALKNVHLVVTPFAGPTKKRPGAISEQLLANQQPVNEIKTVNSWQAGLVQITQQMSADDILLITGSLYFISEVRPFFKD from the coding sequence ATGACTAGCTTGAAAAAAATAGTGACGTATGAAGACGCCTTGAATTTTATCCATGGCCGCACACAATTTAAAAAGATTCCGACGCTAAAACGGATGAAAAAATTGATGGAAAAATTAGGTAATCCACAAAATGAGTTGCAAATGATTCATGTGGCAGGGACTAATGGAAAAGGGTCAACAGTAGCTTTTTTGCAGTCTCTGTTTATGCAACAAGGACTGCAAGTTGGTACATTTACATCTCCATTTTTAAAGCGGTTTAACGAACGAATAAGCCTGAATGGAAAACCAATTGACGATGACGAGTTAGTCAAACTGACACAAGCCATTTTACCGATTATCCAGCAATTGGATGCAACGTTACCAGAAGGCGGGCCAACGGAATTTGAAATTGTGACCGCGCTGATGTTTATGTATTTTAATCAAGTGCAACCAGATATTGTAATTGTAGAGGTAGGAATTGGTGGGCTATTTGACTCAACTAATATTATTTCACCGTTGATATCTGTGATTACAACAATCGGTTATGATCACATGAAGTTGTTGGGGGATACATTGCCAAAAATAGCTGCACAAAAGGGCGGGATTATTAAACCAGGAGTGCCTGTTGTTATTGGAGAATTACCAGAGGATGCCAATGATACGATTACTAAAATTGCTCAGCAACAAAATGCCAAGTTATATCAGCCAACCATCGATTATTTAGTAACAAAAGAGGAGCTACCTAAATGGGGCGCACAGTTTAAGTATTCAGGTATTGGATTAACTTCAGTTGAGTTTACAATCGATTTGTTAGGAGATTATCAAATTGATAACGCTGCGGTGGCCTTAACGGCATTTCAATTATACTGTGAAAGTCATGATTTTACCCCGGCAATTAATACGATGAAAAAAGGTTTACAAATGGCTTACTGGGCCGGTCGAATGGAACGAGTAAATGATCAGCCCTTAATTATTTTAGATGGTGCACATAATTTACCGGCCGTTACCGCAATTGCACAAACAATCAAAACGACGTTTAAACACCAAGAAGTCTATGTTTTGATAGCTATTTTAGCTGATAAACAAGTCCATAAAATGGTTGCCACATTGGCAGCACTAAAAAATGTTCATCTAGTGGTTACTCCATTTGCAGGCCCTACTAAAAAAAGGCCGGGTGCTATTAGTGAACAACTGTTAGCAAATCAACAGCCAGTAAATGAAATTAAAACGGTTAATTCTTGGCAAGCAGGATTGGTTCAGATCACACAGCAGATGTCTGCAGATGATATTTTGTTAATTACTGGATCATTGTATTTTATTTCTGAAGTTCGCCCATTTTTTAAAGATTAA